A region of Faecalibacterium taiwanense DNA encodes the following proteins:
- a CDS encoding helix-turn-helix domain-containing protein, which translates to MQKQRVKTSMSVPEMGKMLGLGKVESYWLVKKNYFKTIQVAGRMRVMLDSFEDWYAGQFHYKKVDGTPPGEKWRHTTMSVPEMADLLGLKSGTAYDLVKRGYFETTLIDRRIRIITSSFEAWYQKQTHYVKISERSNENGIYREA; encoded by the coding sequence ATGCAAAAACAAAGAGTAAAGACCAGTATGTCTGTACCAGAGATGGGCAAAATGCTTGGGCTTGGTAAAGTAGAATCCTACTGGTTGGTTAAAAAGAACTATTTCAAAACAATTCAAGTGGCCGGACGAATGAGAGTTATGCTGGATAGCTTTGAAGATTGGTATGCCGGCCAGTTCCACTATAAAAAAGTGGATGGTACACCGCCCGGAGAGAAATGGAGGCATACTACGATGTCAGTTCCGGAAATGGCGGATCTTTTGGGGCTGAAATCTGGCACAGCTTATGACCTTGTTAAAAGGGGCTATTTTGAGACGACCTTGATTGATCGAAGAATTCGTATCATTACCAGCAGTTTTGAAGCCTGGTATCAAAAGCAAACTCATTATGTGAAAATCTCAGAAAGGAGCAATGAAAATGGCATCTATCGTGAAGCGTAA